A region of the Nitrospirota bacterium genome:
TACTGATATTCTCACCCGCAACTATTTCAGTATGTATAATGGCCGGGGTATTGTCAGTTGTATTTCTCCTGTTAAATACAGGTTCTTCGACAACAGATTTTCTCAGATAGCCCTTGCTGTATCCCTGTCTCACACCTTCATTTACGGCATCACTCAGGAGCCCTCCGGCAATAGAGACATCCTGACCAAACTCAATGAAAAAAACAGCCAGACCAGTATCCTGACAGAGAGGCATAGACTCCTTAGCCGCAATCTCGGAATTTTGCATAATCTGTCTCAGCACCTCCTGCCCGAGTGGTGATTTTTCCGTATCAATAGCCTTCTCGTATGCAGCCGTAACATCCGCGCTGAGGTTGAAATTTGCATCCATGCACATTTCCCTGACCTTATCTACTATGTCGTTGAAATGAACTCGCCTCATTTTAGAATTTCCTTAAGCTCCTCGACCCCGCTTTTGATCATGTTTGCAGATTTGATAAAGGCGGTCTCCTCATCATCCTTAAACTTTACTTCAACAATCTCCTCAATCCCAGTTCTACCAAGCTTTACAGGCACCCCTGTAAATATTCCTTTCATCCCATACTCTCCCTCAAGGTATGCCGCACAAGGCAAAATCTTTTTCCTGTCAAGGAGAATTGCCTCAACCATTTCTACGATGGAAGCAGCAGGGGCGACATATGCGCTTCCTGTCTTGAGTAGTTCAACTATTTCACCGCCTCCAAACCTGGTACGCTCAACCATATCATCAATCCGTGACTTTGGGAGCAATTCAGTTATTGGAATGCCCGCCACTGTGGAAAACCTCGCAAGCGGGACCATAAGATCACCATGCCCTCCAAGAACAAAGGCATGAACATTATCCGCAGACACCTTAAGTTCAGATGAAATAAAGCACTTAAAGCGTGCAGAATCAAGCACTCCGCCCATTCCTATTACACGATGCTTTGGAAAACCCGAAACAGTGTAGGAAACCCATGTCATCAGGTCCATGGGATTGGTCACTACAATAAGTATGGAGTCTGGAGACCGCTTGGCCGTCTCTAAAGTTACTCCCTTTACGATACCCGCATTCTTCTCGAGAAGGTCTCTTCGGCTCATTCCAGGTTTTCTCGCAAGTCCTGCAGTAATAACCACTATGTCAGATGCAGAAGTATCGTCATAATTATTGGTTCCGGTAATGTTAACATCCGAGCTGCTCAATGATGCGGATTCAAGGATATCAAGCGCCTTACCCTGGGGAATTCCTTCGACAATGTCAATTAATACAACATCACCGAGTGATTTTTCCATTATCCTTTGCGCTGCAGATGCTCCAACATTACCTGAGCCAATAATTGTTATTTTATTACGTCCAGCCACTTTCACCTCCTTAATGATGGAACTGCGTTCGCCTACTAATACCAGCGGCCTAAATCATCTCTCCTTCAACACCGCCCTTTTCTCCGGAAGATTCAACACCAGCAACCATCCTCCTGTCTATTTTTACCACATCTTCAAATCTCAGATCCACACCGAACACGCCTTTAATCTCACTGTTCTCATTTCTGACAGGTGTAGAGATGGTCACACATAGTGCATCTGTTACAAGAGATTTATAGAAGTCTGTAACAATGGTCTTTCCGCTCCTTACAGGTTCAATAAACCATGGCCTGTTGGAAAAGTCCTGTCTCATGTCAAACTTCTCGTATTTGGCCCTGTCAATCACCTGAGTAATATTTTTAGTCAATATCTTTCCGTTGAGGTCAACTACATATGCAAACTGAATAAATGGATTCTCATCCACCAGTTTCTGCATCTTCTCTTCCATCCCGGCTGCGTTCAGGACTCTGAATGATTCATCATCAACTAATTCTTCAACCAGTGATGCCACAATCTCTTCAGCACGCTTTTTTAAGCGGTCCAGGTCAGAACCAAAATATTCAGGCAAATACTTTTTTGACTGGGCATACATCTCATCCGAGGAAATCGCTGTCAGCCTTCCGGCCTCATACTGTTCCATAACCCACTTAAATATCTTGGCAACTCCCGGGTGTTTCTTATCTACCTGCTCTTTATGATCTATCCCGAGATGTCCGTTTACCCAATAAGCTATTCCTGCGATTCCTGATTTATCAGTAATTGTAATCCCCATAGGCCTCTTGAGCAATTTAACGGTATCAAATATATTGTATATTTCCTCGTTCTTCAAAGCCCCATCTGCATGGATGCCGGCGCTCGTATTATTAAAATCTGCACCTACAAACGGATAGTTTGCAGGGACCAGTACTCCAAGCTCTTTCCTGAAATAATCAGCCAGGTCAGTTATCACTGTCGTATCTACACCATTAGTGTCACCACGCAGGGCGATATACTCCATAATAAGAGACTCTACAGGGGTATTCCCTGTCCTCTCGCCAAATCCAAGCATAACACCATTAGCCGAGCAACATCCGTATAACCATGCTGTCGTAGCATTAATAAGCGCCTTGTGGAAATCATTGTGGCCATGCCATTCAAGTTGTTGTGAAGGGACCCCTCCATAGTGGACAAGGCCATAGATCAATTCCGGGATACCGCGCGGGGTAGACGCACCTATATAAGGAACGCCATAGCCCATCGTATCACATGCCCTTATCTTAACAGGGATTCCGCTCTGCTCAGACAACGTCATCAGCTTTTGAACGAACGGGATAACAAAATTATAAAAGTCGGCACGCGTAATGTCTTCAAGATGGCATCTGGGTATGATTCCGGATTCCAGCGCCTTACTGACTATATCCAGATACTTATTAGCGGCCTCTCTTCTGGTCATCCCAAGCTTAAGGAAAATATGATAATCAGAACATGAAGTCAGTATTCCGGTCTCCTTCAGACCTGCCTCTTTGACTATCTGAAAATCCTCCTTAACGGCCCTGATCCATCCTGTTATCTCTGGATACCTGTAGCCCCGTTCCTGACACTTCTCGACCGCCTCCCTGTCTTTTTTGTTGTAAAGGAAAAACTCACATTGTCTTAACACCCCGTTAGGTCCGCTAAGTTTGTGAAACATGTCGTATATGTCTACTATCTGCTTTACGCTGTATGGAGGTCTCGACTGCTGTCCGTCACGAAAAGTCGTATCACTTATCCAGAACTCCTGCGGTGTAAATTGAGGAACAATGCGGTGATTAAACGGGATCTTAGGCACCTCACTGTAAGGGAAGAATTCTCTGAAAAGGTTTGGCTCTTTAACCTCCTGAATCTCATAATGATATGCTGACCTCGCGAGGAGATTTTTTTCTTTGACCAGACCGGACATAACGTTGAAATCTTAACACAACGGAATCTTTTATTGCAAGGAATTTGTAATAAAGAGTAACTACTTATTTACCTCTAAAGTCACCGCACGACCGCCTGTAAACCTTATGGTTACCCTGTCCCCAACCTTTATCTTATCAAATGGTATTATCTGACCATCTTTAAATATAGGTATGCCCATGTAGACAACTACTGATATTTTCCCCATTTTAATATCATCTAATGTCACCAGGTTAAGGGCCTGGTTGAGTTCTTTGACCGTACCGCTTGCGTCTCCATGTCCATATTCATCCCCGTGATAAATCTTTGAAAGGTCTATGTTGCGGACCGGACTTCCATCATCCGGTGCGATGCCTGCAGTCTTAAATACTACTTCACCACCAAGCCTGACGCATGACATAGGAGCTCCATTTCTTATAGTTATATATAAGTAAGTCCATACTCTGTACTGGGTACCCGGCTCCAAAGTCGCTTCCGGCACTATTATCTCCACGTTTCCCATCCATGAAGCAGTCCCTCCTATACCCCACTCAGTAGTCAGGAGCGTCCCCATGCCATACCTGCCGCCTGATATATTTACAGATTCCAGTGCTGGTTTTAGATCTCTCAGTCCGTCTGAAAGAGTCTCTAAGGTTTCCTTGTCCCAGGTAATGATAACAGGCCTCTCTGTGGAAACCCCATCTGAAAGAGTTCGTGGATTGGATGATACCATTTTTAGTAATGGTGGACAGGCAATCTCAGCAGACATAGAATTAGTCGGAAATGAGATTATGTTAAATATACTGAGAGAAATAATGGCTGCATAATAATAAATATTTTTCATCCGAAATAGCCTTTCAAATCCCCCCTGCCCCCCTTTTCTAAAGTGGGGTAATTAATTTACCCCTTTGAAAAAGGGGGATTAAGGGGGATTATTTTCATGCACCTGTGAGCCCACGGCAGAATGAGTATTCACCTCTGACATAACGCAGTAAAGCCGCGTTGGTCGGCCATTATATCCAGATTCAGGGTGGCTACATCCTCAATCTCCATATCGAGATCATCCGGTCTTTTTTTGTCACTTCGGCATCCGGTAAAAACAGTCTTGAGATATGTTTTGCATTCTTCACAACTCACGGCCCGCACGCACTGATCCCTGACAGAATCTCCAACGATGAGGCCAAAACGCTCCGGACTCGAATTCCCGCAGGAAGGACAACCGGTCATGGGGTAATGCCACCTGTACGCGCAAAAACAGCAGGAAAGCAGGCGCTGTTCATATGTCTCGTCCTCAGGGGTAAAGACAATGGCCATAGCCGGTGGAGACGAACATAACGGACATATCCCCTTCCCGGAGCTTATTTCAAGATTCAGTTTTTTCAATGTATTTTCAAAAGATGGTTTGAGTATCCATTTGAGCAGTGCATTTTTGAATTTATCTTCTTTTAAGAGTCCCTGGCTTATAAACTCCTGCACGGCATCCGATGATGAACCGGAACACCCTATTTCTTTACCCCCTCCCATGCATGTCTCAAACAGCTTAAATACGTCCTTAGCAATGTTTATGCTGCTGGTAAGTTTAAGCTCACTTATTCTTGTTGTGTCGAGAAGATGTATTCTTTCTGACTCTCCTTTTGGCGATAAAGCTGCAGAAGTCTCAAACAAGGCAGACAGGTCATCCGGAGAATATGCACTCCAGATATCAAGAAGTCCCTTGTAGAAAACAACCATATCATGGATAAAGGGATAATGCCTTACCCTATCGTCCAGGTATAACTTGAATTTAGTATATTCTTTTATCTTTTGCATAATTCAGGTTTAGTAATAAGACGATTTATTGTATAGTATGAATTCATTATGGTAAAGATCATTGACAGATATATCCTCCGCGAACTTTCTCTTTCCTTCATCCTCAGCATTGCGATCTTGTTATCAGCATTCCTTATGCAGCAGGTAATTAAATTCTCGAAGATATCGTCTGAAACGGGTATAAGTTTTCTTCTCCTCGTAAAATTTTCCTTCTTCATTATACCCCTTTTTTTAGTGCTTGCAATACCGCTCTCAGTATTGATCTCATCAATACTGACATTTAGCAGGCTCTCGACAGATAATGAAGTAACTGCAATGAGGTCAGGGGGATTAAGTGTATACCGCATGCTTTTCCCCGTATTAATCTTTTCAATAACGGCGTTTCTTCTCGCGTTGGTTTCATCGTCTGTTCTTCAGCCAATGGGACATAAGTATATTCGCGTGCAAGCCTACGAGACACTGAACGAACAAAAGAATCTGGGATTGCATGAGGGTGTATTTAATAATCTGTTTAATCTGCTGGTATATGTGAAGAAAATCACATCAGGGAATACATTAAACAGTATTCTCATTTCTGACCGGTCGGCAAAGGATTCAAAAATTATTACTGCCAGGCAGGGTAATATCCTCAATGATCCGTCTACATCAAACCTGTTTTTGAAACTTCAGGATGGTCATATATACTTTGAGACTGGTGACAAAACTAAGTATCAGATGGTCACGTTTTCAACATATCTCTTGAGACTGGAGTCAGTCCAGTCCATTGAGAGTGTCCGGCTTGTAAAAGAGACATGGGGTCTAAGCCTGTCTGAATTGAAAAAGAAAATAAACGATAAAAAAGAACAGGGGCAGACAAGGGAATACAGGCGGCTGTTGATGGAGTACTATAAGAAGTTTTCGCTGCCTGCGGCAGCCCTGGTACTGGGACTTCTCGGCTCACCAATAGGTATTGTGACCAGATTTTCAAGCAGATTTGCCGGCTTCATACTAAGCATTGTCATTGTTTTCAGCTACTACATACTTGACACCGGCTTTGAGATACTGGCCGTCGAGGGTTATATACATCCTGTGTTTGCAGCCTGGGCTACTGTTTTTATTTCGCTTATGCTGGCGATAATTACTATAGTTTTAGTATCTGCAGAAAAAGGGATCCATTTGTTAAATATTTTTTCCAGAGGCAAATGAAGATAATCACACGATATATCTCTTCCGAATTACTAAAGTTGTTAATTCTCATTGCAGCGGCATTCACAGTACTGTACCTCCTCATTGATATCTTTGAAAATATTGGCGATTTCACAAAGGCCCATGCAGGCTTCATGACAATTGCGGGTTACTTTCTTTTCCGACTCCCGCAGGCAATTTATTTCACAATACCTCTTTCACTCCTCTTTGCATCATTTTTGAATCTTGGTCTCTTTACAAAATACAATGAGCTCACTGCCCTGCGTTCAGGCGGACTGAGTATACACAATATTACACTGCCTGTCTTGGCGATAACACTGATTTCTTCTGCCGGTGCATTCTTATTAAATAACTCTGTCATACCTGTAAGCAATAAGATGGCAGAGGATATACGTATGACGATCGAGGGAAAACCAAGGGAAATGTTTTTTAAAGAAGACAGCCTGTGGATAAAGGCTGACGACTATACAATATACAATGCAAGCTTTATAGACCCGGACAAGAAGATCATGGGGCGGATAAATATATATTATCTGACACCTGACTTTAATATAAGGGAAAGCATCTCAGCTAATGGCGCGGTCTCCATAGATAATCAGTGGTTTCTTAAATCAGGTGTAAGGAGGCTGTTTGATCCTGATAACAGAAATATAACACTCATCGAGTTTGATACCCTTCCATTGGAATTCCCTATAAGACAAGATGATTTCAGTCATGTAACTGTCCAGGCATCTGAAACAAGCTATACAACCCTTAAAAAATATATAGACACAATCAAAAGAGAAGGCTATGAGGTTAAAAGACTTACAGTTGATTTATATGCCAAGACATCGTTCCCATTTTCAGGGTTTATTCTATCAGTCTTCGGAATGACCTTTGGTTTCAGTATAAAGAAGAAGTTTGGCGGACTTGCCAGAGGCATAGGGATGTGTATTCTTACCGGTGTACTCTATTGGACCACCTACTCTCTGTCTTTAAATATGGGATACGCAGGCAGCATAAACCCAATTCTTTCGTCCTGGCTTGCAAATCTTGTGTTTAGCGTTATAGGCGGATTAATTTACTTCAGGGCTATGAAACTATAGTACTGACCTCGAGTTTTTTCCCGGATCTGAGCATCTCTCTAAATGAATCAAATGGCACCGGTCTGCTGAAATAATAGCCCTGCATCTCCTCGCACCCATGTCCAGCAAGGAATAGGAGCTCCTCTAACTTCTCTACGCCTTCTGCTACTGACCTCAACTTTAGTGTATGGGTCATCGCTAATATTGTCTCAACAATGGATGCACCATCAGGATTAGTTGTAATGTCCATTACAAAGGAGCGGTCTATTTTTAACACATCAATAGGAAACTTTTTCAGGTAACTGAGAGAGGAATAACCAGTACCAAAATCATCTATTGAAAGCCTGATTCCTCTGTCTTTTATCGCAAAAAGCTTCCTGACAAGTTTTTCCTCATTCTTCATCAGGATGCTCTCTGTCAGTTCCAATTCAACATACACAGGGTCGAGGCAGTTCTCGTCCAGTGCAGAGCCAATCAATTCAATAAGGTTTTCATTTGCAAACTGCCGTGATGAAAGATTTGAAGACATAACAAGATTAGAAAACCCATCGTCTATCAGCTTTTTCATATCTCTGCAGGAAGTACGAAGTACCCATTCACCTATCGGAAGGATAATACCGGTCTCCTCTGCAATATAGATAAATTCTGCCGGTGATATCATGTACCCGTCTTTCTGCCATCTAATCAATGCCTCCATTCCACAGATCTCTCCTGTAGACAAGTCAATTTTGGGCTGGTAATAGAGAACAAATTCCTGCTGTTCCAACGCCTTTCTGAGATTAGTTTCCATACTCAGTCTGTTCTTAACCCTCACGTTCATTTCTTCGGCAAAGAACTGGTAGTTATTTCCTCCCTGCGCCTTACAATGATACATGGCAGTATCAGCCTTCATCAATAGATGGTCAGCCGTCTCACCATCTGAAGGAAACATAGAGATCCCGATACTTGCAGCAACAAACAGCTCATTCTCATTGATCTTCACAGAGGCAGTAAACAAGTCCAGGATGTTCTTTGCCACTGTAATAATATCATTTGTGTCAGTCACATCGTTTACCAGAATAACAAACTCGTCCCCGCCCAGCCTTGCAACCGTATCATAATTTCTAACGCTATTAGCAAGTCGTTCAGCAATCTGTTTCAGGAGGATATCTCCTGAGCTGTGTCCCAGGGTGTCATTTATTACCTTAAACCTGTCAATGTCAAGCAGCATAACGGCATACAACATCTTTTTCCTTTTCTGATAGGCCGTGGCCTGACCAAGCCTGTCATTAAGGAGATTTTTGTTGGCTAAGCCAGTCAGGGAATCGTGGGTTGCCTGATCCATCAGCTGCTCTTCAAACAGTTTTCTATCTGTTATATCATGAACCACAACACACATAGTATTACTATCGCACTGTGAGAGATTACTTGCGGATAATTCAGCATACACTACGGAACCATCTTTATGTCTCAGCCTGAGATCCCTCTTCTCTTTATCTATACGTTCTATCTCAAGAGATGAAGTTTCAATGTCCTCTGAAACTATGTCATATAATGACATTTTCAATATTTCATCACTATTGTAGCCAAGAAGGCTTTTAAATGCCGTGTTGCCTTCAAGTATCATCTTGTCTGCACAATTAACAATAATAATACCTTCATTTGCCTGCTCTATGACAGCCCTGTATTTCGCCTCTGATTCTTTCCCCATCCGTCGAGAAAGGACCAGTTTTTTAAAAAGCCGGTTATTTATCAAGGCAAATACAAGTACTGCAAGAACAAACCAGAGGATAAAATATGTAATTGTATCAACACCCTGTCTGTATATTTTCCTTTGGGATTCAACCTTTGTAACGAATGCATTGTTGCCATAAATGTCTTTTACAGTGGCGTAGCCAGCCACTAAGTCCCTGCTTAATGGAGATACCAGGACAGGGGCCGCATCATCAATCTTTTGAATTGCGATCTTAATATCATCAGGTATTATCTTATCGTCTACTCTAATAACATTAATGGACAATTTTGTCTGTTGGGCTATCTGTTCGATCTCTTTAGAATCAAGATAACGACCTATAATAAGCGCTCCGCGAATCGGCCCTTTGAATTCATTCGTTAGAACCGGTCTTGAGGAGACAAGCAGGATGCCTTCAGGAAGCCGCATAATACCTTTTATCGTACTCTCAATGCGAGGATGTCTCACGAGAGGGCTTTCCGGAGTAAGGTGCTTTAGGAAGCTCTCAGAGACAGGAACCGGAATTTCTCTGATGAGATCAAACCCCCTTTTATAAACAACTTCTCCACTGTTTCTTATATAAACCAGGATATTAAGATGCAATTGGGGGAAGACTGCATCAGGAAGGTTGTCTTTGAGAAATGCCTTGTTGCCATCGTTAATAAACTTATAACTCTCATCCCATCCGGCATAATCACCATTTACAGTACTTAAGTGTGCAAGTTCACCGTTGAGAGCATTAAGCGTCCGTTCTACATTCTTCTCCATGTTGTTATGCTCGATTTCGACAAAACTGTCAAGTAAGATCAGCCTGGATGCAATCAAAAGGACAATAAATAATGCAGACAGGGAAGTCCCCACAATTACAAACATTTTAAACTGCCGATAATCAAACAATTTCTTCATCATCCTTTGAAATTTAAGTTATAAACTAATTTAATGCTACATATTATCGTCCTTTAAACAGAATTCGTTAACAGTTTTTAGTCCTAAAGATAGAAAAAATTGATATTTTACTGCAGAAACCAGACATTTCATTTAATTACAAGAGGTTGACCATTGACTTTAAATCTTCAGATTGCTAATATAAGCGGAAAATCAAAGGGACCGAATCTTATGGGTCAATACATACTTGTCCTTGATCAGGGTTCTCAAAGATCCAGCGCCTTACTCGTTGACAGCCACGCAAAAATAATTGCCAGGTCAGAATACCCTTTGAAGCCACATATACTCCGCTCAGGTTGGATTGAGTACAACGCAGATGACATCTTAAAAGGCCAGTTAAATTCGATCAAGACTCTTTTCCGGAAAATCGGATCTAAAAAACAACAGATAGCTGCACTTGGAATATCGGGACAGCAATCCACGATACTGCTGTGGGATAAAGAAACCGGAAAACCAGCTTGCAATGCAATAAGTTACAGCGACCCGCGGGGAACAGACATATGCAGACAGAGGTTTGAACGTAGGCATATAGTTCGTGAACGTACCGGACTTGACCTTTCACCTTTCTATTCTGCATCCAAGATTAAGTGGGTTCTGGATAATATCAAGGCTGTGCAGAAACTCGCAGAGAAAGGGCGTTTGTTACTTGGAACAGTAAATACCTATCTACTGTGGCATTTGTCAAACAGGTCCGTCTATATTATAGATCATGCAAGTGCGGCTCAAACACTTCTGTGCAATATATTTACCAGGACCTGGGACAGAGAATTACTTGATTTGTTCAATCTGCCCCATGAAATATTCCCTGCCGTTGTGCCCACTTCATCTTATTTAGGTGATGCAGTTATTGAGCGTCAGGCAATCCCGATACATGCATCTATTACAGAAAAACAGGCCTCCCTTGTTGGACAAGGACTATTTCAGGAGGGGGAGGTAAGTATTAACTACGCTGACGATGGACTTATACTTGCAAATACAGGAAAAAAAATATTCCTTTTACCAGGTCTCCTGACAACCATTGCATGGTCAAATCAAGAAAATACATCGTATCTACTGGAAGGCGTAATTAATTCAGCTGGTTCATTCTTATCATGGCTGAAAGACAATCTTGGTCTCATCGGTCCAAAAGAAGACATTGAAAAGCTCTGCAAGGGATCTGTAAACCGGCTATTTATGCTGCCATCATTAGACGGCCTCGGAACCCCTCACCGGGAGAGTTACAGCACTGTATGCTTGTATGGACTTAAAAAGAATTCGAGGAGAGAGGATATAGTGCGTGCAGCAGTTGAGGCAATAGCATTCATGGTAAAGGACAATCTTAATGTTATTCAGACAGACGGACGCTTGCAGTTGAAAAAGGTAGTATGCAGTGGCACTGTCTCAGAGATATCTCATCTGATGCAGTTCCAGGCTGACATCCTTAAGATGCCGGTGCACAAGGTTAAGGAAGATTATAATACTGCCATTGGAACTGCCTTCCTCGCAGGGCTCAGCAAGAATATCTGGCAAGGCATATCTTCGATCGAGAAAATAACATCTTCTGCAAGTACCAGGGTCTTTCACCCTAAGCTAAGCGACCAGGAGGCTGCAAAGCTGTATGAGCGCTGGCGGCTCACCTTTTATCACTCAAGAGAATGGTCAAGAAATTCTCCTTAGTTATACTTATCATCACCACAGGCTTTGCTCTTTCAGGCTGCATGTCAATAATAAACTCGTATCGCTCCAATGTTGCCTTGAATAATTGGGAGAGACTGGCGCACCAACGCCGGTACGATCGTGCAGAAGAGTTAATTAACAAAGCTCTCAAGTACAACCCCGAAAATGTTAAGGCATGGACCGCTCTGGGAGATGTCTATCTTATTACAGAAGAATACAGAGAGGCCAGGTTAGCCTATGAGGAGGCATTACGACTGGACAGGGATGCATTCGAGGCATACTCCGGGCTGATGGCGGTTGAACTTGAAGAGTCCGGTTATTCAGACGTGATAAAAGATAAAATCAGCAGGGAGATTGAGGCATACAAAAATACAGGTGAAAGAAACGCTAAAAGGTTGATGGCGGTATTTAACGTGCTTAATTTTCTGCATGAATATGATAAGGCTGCAGAAATAGCAGAAGAGATCATGAAACTATCTCCTGATGAAAAGACCTCAGAGACGTTGTCCGGCTTTCTCTCTGAGGAGTTGCTAAGCGAGAAGGATGTGGACAAACGTCTTATAAGAATCGAACATTTTCTATCTTTATTCCCGTCAGCCAAAGAGTCCTTTATGGTAAATCACCTCAGGCTTGGCATCTTACAAAAGGACCTTAAAAATAGAGATTTATTATTCAAATTTGGTGAGGAATGGTTAAAGAAAGAACCAGAGAACAGGAGGGCAAATTTCTCAGTTGGTTACTGGTATACAGAAGAAGGTATCTCACTGGAGAGTGCGGTATTACACATAAGAAAGGCATTAGACCTTATGGTAAATCCGGACCTTGCTGATAAACCTGATCACTACCCTGAAATCGAGTGGTTGAAGGACCTTAAAAAGACAACTGGTATATACTATTCAACGCTGGGGTTGGCATACTATAAGCTCGGCCAAAAGGAGATGGCCGAAGAGGCATACATAAAGGGGACTCAATATCTTGAGTACGACAAAGAACTCTACTTCAGATTGGGTAATATCCTGGAAGAACGAGGTGATGCACTGGGTGCTGTAAATGCTTATGTGCAGGCGCTCAAATCAGGCGAAAATAAAGAGGCAGAGGAAAGACTGCTAACTCTGACAGGATCTGACGCTGCAAGCACTAACAAGTTTTATGCGATCAAAGAGGGGATAACGTCATTTACAGATGTGACTGCAGATGCAGGACTTCAGGGAATTGAGGCTTCAAGAATAGCCTGGGGAGACTTCAATAATGACGGATATGAGGACCTCATGCTTAACGGGGCGCTGCTTCTGAAAAACAATGGTAATGGAACATTTACCGATACAACCGCGAGCGCTGGAATTAAAAAAATTGATGGAGCCAATGGGGGTATATGGGGAGATATTGATAACAATAGTTTTATTGATTTCTACACATTTGCAAAAGGCAGTAATAATATTGACCGGCTATGGAAAAACAACGGGGATGAGACGTTCACAGACATTACCTTGACAGCTTTTACAGATGTGGACAACTAC
Encoded here:
- a CDS encoding LptF/LptG family permease — protein: MVKIIDRYILRELSLSFILSIAILLSAFLMQQVIKFSKISSETGISFLLLVKFSFFIIPLFLVLAIPLSVLISSILTFSRLSTDNEVTAMRSGGLSVYRMLFPVLIFSITAFLLALVSSSVLQPMGHKYIRVQAYETLNEQKNLGLHEGVFNNLFNLLVYVKKITSGNTLNSILISDRSAKDSKIITARQGNILNDPSTSNLFLKLQDGHIYFETGDKTKYQMVTFSTYLLRLESVQSIESVRLVKETWGLSLSELKKKINDKKEQGQTREYRRLLMEYYKKFSLPAAALVLGLLGSPIGIVTRFSSRFAGFILSIVIVFSYYILDTGFEILAVEGYIHPVFAAWATVFISLMLAIITIVLVSAEKGIHLLNIFSRGK
- the lptG gene encoding LPS export ABC transporter permease LptG, whose product is MKIITRYISSELLKLLILIAAAFTVLYLLIDIFENIGDFTKAHAGFMTIAGYFLFRLPQAIYFTIPLSLLFASFLNLGLFTKYNELTALRSGGLSIHNITLPVLAITLISSAGAFLLNNSVIPVSNKMAEDIRMTIEGKPREMFFKEDSLWIKADDYTIYNASFIDPDKKIMGRINIYYLTPDFNIRESISANGAVSIDNQWFLKSGVRRLFDPDNRNITLIEFDTLPLEFPIRQDDFSHVTVQASETSYTTLKKYIDTIKREGYEVKRLTVDLYAKTSFPFSGFILSVFGMTFGFSIKKKFGGLARGIGMCILTGVLYWTTYSLSLNMGYAGSINPILSSWLANLVFSVIGGLIYFRAMKL
- a CDS encoding histone-lysine N-methyltransferase, which gives rise to MSGLVKEKNLLARSAYHYEIQEVKEPNLFREFFPYSEVPKIPFNHRIVPQFTPQEFWISDTTFRDGQQSRPPYSVKQIVDIYDMFHKLSGPNGVLRQCEFFLYNKKDREAVEKCQERGYRYPEITGWIRAVKEDFQIVKEAGLKETGILTSCSDYHIFLKLGMTRREAANKYLDIVSKALESGIIPRCHLEDITRADFYNFVIPFVQKLMTLSEQSGIPVKIRACDTMGYGVPYIGASTPRGIPELIYGLVHYGGVPSQQLEWHGHNDFHKALINATTAWLYGCCSANGVMLGFGERTGNTPVESLIMEYIALRGDTNGVDTTVITDLADYFRKELGVLVPANYPFVGADFNNTSAGIHADGALKNEEIYNIFDTVKLLKRPMGITITDKSGIAGIAYWVNGHLGIDHKEQVDKKHPGVAKIFKWVMEQYEAGRLTAISSDEMYAQSKKYLPEYFGSDLDRLKKRAEEIVASLVEELVDDESFRVLNAAGMEEKMQKLVDENPFIQFAYVVDLNGKILTKNITQVIDRAKYEKFDMRQDFSNRPWFIEPVRSGKTIVTDFYKSLVTDALCVTISTPVRNENSEIKGVFGVDLRFEDVVKIDRRMVAGVESSGEKGGVEGEMI
- the fdhE gene encoding formate dehydrogenase accessory protein FdhE; translated protein: MQKIKEYTKFKLYLDDRVRHYPFIHDMVVFYKGLLDIWSAYSPDDLSALFETSAALSPKGESERIHLLDTTRISELKLTSSINIAKDVFKLFETCMGGGKEIGCSGSSSDAVQEFISQGLLKEDKFKNALLKWILKPSFENTLKKLNLEISSGKGICPLCSSPPAMAIVFTPEDETYEQRLLSCCFCAYRWHYPMTGCPSCGNSSPERFGLIVGDSVRDQCVRAVSCEECKTYLKTVFTGCRSDKKRPDDLDMEIEDVATLNLDIMADQRGFTALCQR
- the mdh gene encoding malate dehydrogenase; the encoded protein is MAGRNKITIIGSGNVGASAAQRIMEKSLGDVVLIDIVEGIPQGKALDILESASLSSSDVNITGTNNYDDTSASDIVVITAGLARKPGMSRRDLLEKNAGIVKGVTLETAKRSPDSILIVVTNPMDLMTWVSYTVSGFPKHRVIGMGGVLDSARFKCFISSELKVSADNVHAFVLGGHGDLMVPLARFSTVAGIPITELLPKSRIDDMVERTRFGGGEIVELLKTGSAYVAPAASIVEMVEAILLDRKKILPCAAYLEGEYGMKGIFTGVPVKLGRTGIEEIVEVKFKDDEETAFIKSANMIKSGVEELKEILK